The following proteins come from a genomic window of Lolium rigidum isolate FL_2022 chromosome 5, APGP_CSIRO_Lrig_0.1, whole genome shotgun sequence:
- the LOC124654593 gene encoding probable ubiquitin-conjugating enzyme E2 18 — protein sequence MTSSSTPSRKALSKIASGRLQKELAEWQVGPPAGFSYRVSDNLQRWVIEVGGAAGTLYAGETYQLQVDFPEHYPMEAPQVIFLNPAPMHPHIYSNGHICLDILYDSWSPAMTVSSVCISILSMLSSSPSKQRPEDNDRYVRNCRNGRSPKETRWWFHDDKV from the exons ATGACGAGCTCCTCGACTCCATCCCGGAAG GCGCTGAGCAAGATCGCCTCCGGCCGGCTGCAGAAGGAGCTCGCCGAGTGGCAGGTCGGCCCGCCCGCCGGCTTCAGCTACAGGGTCTCCGATAACCTCCAGAG GTGGGTGATCGAGGTGGGCGGAGCGGCGGGCACGCTCTACGCCGGCGAGACGTACCAGCTCCAGGTGGACTTCCCCGAGCATTACCCCATGGAAGCGCCCCAG GTCATCTTCCTCAACCCGGCGCCGATGCACCCGCACATTTACAGCAACGGGCACATATGCTTAG ATATACTGTATGACTCATGGTCGCCTGCCATGACTGTAAGTTCAGTCTGTATCAGCATATTGTCCATGCTGTCTAGCTCGCCATCAAAG CAACGCCCAGAAGACAATGACCGCTATGTTAGGAACTGCCGCAATGGAAGGTCCCCGAAAGAAACCAGATGGTGGTTCCATGATGACAAAGTATAA
- the LOC124655810 gene encoding uncharacterized protein LOC124655810, which produces MAVANLRTYLQGPTVPPPQPSAAAIATAATLPTPPPASTGYPQGVPITQTRFPPSSSQRPAWLDAPVFSTAPTQPTHYTTGPPAAQPPHFSKLEFATYDGTVDPLNWLNQCDQFFRGQRTLASDRTWIASYHLRGAAQTWYYAPEQDTGGIPPWERFHDLCLLRFGPPIRGSRLAELGRLPFTSSVQDFADRFQTLACHAPGVTARQRANLFVGGLPDHIRVDVEMREPPDLQTATEIAASTLSEAGVTTYGPVDATSFVVSLHALAGIKTPKTMLLPVTINGECLTALVDMGSTHNFLSGATMRRLH; this is translated from the exons ATGGCGGTCGCCAACCTGCGGACGTACCTCCAGGGCCCCACCGTCCCACCACCGCAACCAtcggccgccgccatcgcgaccgCTGCCACCCTCCCGACACCACCGCCGGCCTCCACCGGCTACCCGCAGGGGGTGCCGATAACTCAAACTCGGTTCCCACCCTCGTCGTCGCAGCGCCCGGCGTGGCTCGACGCGCCCGTCTTCAGCACGGCGCCCACCCAACCCACG CACTACACCACCGGGCCGCCCGCTGCACAGCCGCCTCATTTCTCCAAACTGGAGTTCGCCACATACGACGGCACTGTCGACCCCCTAAACTGGCTAAACCAGTGCGACCAGTTTTTCCGAGGCCAGCGGACACTGGCGTCCGACCGCACCTGGATCGCCTCCTACCACCTCCGTGGAGCCGCACAGACGTGGTACTACGCCCCCGAGCAGGACACGGGCGGGATTCCTCCGTGGGAGCGCTTCCACGACCTCTGCCTCCTCCGTTTCGGCCCACCGATCCGCGGGAGCCGGCTGGCCGAGCTCGGCCGCCTCCCCTTCACCTCCTcggtgcaggacttcgccgaTCGCTTCCAGACATTGGCATGCCATGCGCCCGGCGTCACGGCTCGCCAACGCGCCAACCTATTCGTCGGCGGCCTGCCAGACCACATCCGCGTCGACGTGGAGATGCGTGAGCCACCGGACTTGCAGACGGCCA CCGAGATCGCTGCTTCGACGCTCTCCGAGGCCGGTGTCACAACCTACGGGCCGGTCGACGCTACCTCCTTCGTCGTCTCCCTCCACGCGCTGGCAGGCATCAAGACGCCGAAGACCATGCTGCTCCCGGTGACTATCAACGGGGAGTGCCTCACCGCGCTCGTCGACATGGGCTCGACCCATAACTTCCTGTCCGGGGCCACCATGCGCCgcctccactag